A window of Streptomyces caniferus contains these coding sequences:
- a CDS encoding LacI family DNA-binding transcriptional regulator gives MAKVTRDDVARLAGTSTAVVSYVINNGPRPVAPATRERVLAAIKELGYRPDRVAQAMASRRTDLIGLIVPDTRQPFFAEMAHAVEQAAAERGKMVLVGNANYLDEREVHYLRAFLGMRVSGLILISQGPSEHAAAEIDAWDARVVLLHRRPDAIDDVAVMTDDIWGAQLATRHLLEHGHPYVAFLGGTEETPKSGDPVTDHVEGWRRAMLESGKATDGRYFQAPYNRYDSYQVALKLLAGPDRPPALMCATDDQAIGVLRAARELRIDVPGELAVAGFDDVKEAGLTDPPLTTVASDRQAMARAAVDLVLDDGLRVVGSRRERLRQFPSRLVVRRSCGCGG, from the coding sequence GTGGCCAAGGTGACGCGGGATGATGTGGCAAGACTGGCGGGTACATCCACCGCCGTTGTCAGTTACGTCATCAACAACGGACCACGGCCGGTTGCCCCGGCCACGCGCGAGCGGGTACTCGCCGCGATCAAGGAGCTCGGCTACCGGCCGGACCGTGTCGCGCAGGCGATGGCGTCCCGCCGTACCGACCTCATAGGCCTGATCGTGCCGGACACCCGGCAGCCGTTCTTCGCGGAGATGGCGCACGCCGTCGAACAGGCCGCCGCCGAGCGCGGAAAGATGGTCCTGGTCGGCAACGCCAACTACCTCGACGAGCGCGAGGTGCACTATCTGCGCGCGTTCCTCGGGATGCGGGTGTCCGGGCTGATCCTGATCAGCCAGGGACCCAGCGAGCACGCCGCCGCCGAGATCGACGCCTGGGACGCCCGGGTGGTGCTGCTGCACCGCCGGCCGGACGCCATCGACGACGTCGCGGTGATGACGGACGACATCTGGGGCGCGCAGCTGGCGACCCGGCACCTCCTGGAGCACGGCCATCCCTACGTCGCCTTCCTCGGCGGCACGGAGGAGACCCCGAAGTCCGGCGACCCGGTCACCGACCATGTCGAGGGCTGGCGGCGGGCCATGCTGGAGTCCGGGAAGGCGACGGACGGGCGCTACTTCCAGGCGCCGTACAACCGTTACGACTCCTACCAGGTCGCGCTGAAGCTGCTGGCGGGTCCGGACCGGCCGCCGGCCCTCATGTGCGCGACGGACGACCAGGCGATCGGTGTGCTGCGGGCCGCCCGTGAGCTGCGGATCGATGTGCCCGGCGAGCTGGCGGTCGCGGGCTTCGACGATGTGAAGGAAGCCGGGCTGACCGATCCGCCGCTGACCACGGTCGCCTCGGACCGCCAGGCGATGGCGCGGGCGGCGGTGGACCTGGTGCTGGACGACGGGCTGCGGGTGGTCGGCTCCCGGCGGGAGCGGCTGCGGCAGTTCCCGTCGCGGCTGGTGGTGCGGCGGTCCTGCGGCTGCGGCGGCTGA
- a CDS encoding response regulator transcription factor, whose protein sequence is MSSLLLLTNALQPSTEVLPALGLLLHSVRVAPAEGPALIDTPGADVILIDGRRDLPHVRSLCQLLRSTGPGCPLVLVVTEGGLAAVTADWGVDDVLLDTAGPAEVEARLRLAMGRQQITTDDSPMEIRNGDLSVDEATYSAKLKGRVLDLTFKEFELLKYLAQHPGRVFTRAQLLQEVWGYDYFGGTRTVDVHVRRLRAKLGPEHESLIGTVRNVGYRFVTPEKVERAAEAKAKEDAAKAAKSSPDTKPAEGRAPGSGDGSGKAVTTGADSHGVRAGRR, encoded by the coding sequence GTGAGTTCACTCCTGTTGCTGACCAATGCACTCCAGCCGTCGACGGAGGTGCTCCCCGCGCTCGGCCTGCTGCTGCACAGCGTGCGGGTGGCTCCCGCCGAGGGCCCGGCTCTGATCGACACCCCAGGCGCCGACGTCATACTGATCGACGGCCGCCGCGACCTCCCGCACGTCCGCTCGCTGTGCCAGCTGCTGCGGTCCACGGGGCCCGGCTGCCCGCTGGTGCTGGTGGTCACCGAGGGCGGGCTCGCCGCCGTCACCGCGGACTGGGGCGTCGACGACGTCCTGCTGGACACCGCGGGTCCCGCCGAGGTCGAGGCGCGGCTGCGGCTGGCGATGGGCCGCCAGCAGATCACGACCGACGACAGTCCGATGGAGATCCGCAACGGGGATCTCTCGGTGGACGAGGCGACCTACAGCGCGAAGCTGAAGGGGCGGGTCCTGGACCTGACCTTCAAGGAGTTCGAGCTGCTGAAGTACCTGGCGCAGCACCCGGGCCGGGTCTTCACCCGCGCCCAGCTCCTGCAGGAGGTGTGGGGCTACGACTACTTCGGCGGTACGCGGACGGTCGACGTCCATGTCCGTCGGCTGCGCGCCAAGCTCGGCCCCGAGCACGAGTCGCTGATCGGCACGGTCCGTAACGTCGGCTACCGCTTCGTGACGCCGGAGAAGGTGGAGCGGGCGGCGGAGGCCAAGGCGAAGGAGGATGCGGCGAAGGCCGCGAAGTCCTCGCCCGACACGAAGCCGGCCGAGGGCCGCGCCCCCGGAAGCGGTGACGGCTCCGGGAAGGCGGTCACCACCGGGGCGGACTCCCACGGCGTACGGGCCGGACGCAGGTAG
- a CDS encoding ABC transporter ATP-binding protein → MGGQPTEKSMDFKGSGTRLLAQMRPERGIMSVALALGVLSVALTVVGPKVLGHATDLIVSGIIGRQLPAGLTRAQAAAQLRAHGEGGLADMIATMPVTPGRGIDFGSVGQVLLWVTLIYAGASLFGFVQARIATRVVQRAVFRMREQVEEKLARLPLSYFDRQQRGEVLSRATNDIDNIQQTLQQTLSQIVASLLTIVGVLVVMFWISWLLALVALVTVPVSVVVATKVGKRAQPQFVQQWKTTGKLNAHIEEMYTGHSLVKVFGRQRESAELFREQNEALYAAGFKAQFISGIIQPAMMFIGNLNYVLVAVVGGLRVASGALSIGDVQAFVQYSRQFSQPLTQVASMANLVQSGVASAERVFELLDAPEQDPDAERPARPDRVEGRVAFEDVSFRYAEHKPLIEGLSLAVHPGQTVAIVGPTGAGKTTLVNLLMRFYEVRGGRITLDGTDIAEMSREELRSHIGMVLQDTWLFGGTIAENIAYGAPAGISHDKIVAAARATHVDRFVRTLPDGYETVLDDEGSNVSVGEKQLITIARAFLAEPAILVLDEATSSVDTRTEVLIQHAMAQLRSGRTSFVIAHRLSTIRDADVILVMENGAIVEQGPHDALLAAGGAYARLYAAQFSEAITG, encoded by the coding sequence ATGGGCGGCCAGCCCACCGAGAAGTCGATGGACTTCAAGGGCTCCGGCACACGGCTGCTGGCCCAGATGCGGCCCGAGCGCGGCATCATGTCCGTCGCGCTGGCGCTGGGCGTACTGAGCGTGGCGCTCACGGTCGTGGGCCCCAAGGTCCTCGGCCACGCCACCGACCTGATCGTGTCCGGCATCATCGGCCGGCAGCTGCCGGCCGGCCTCACCAGGGCCCAGGCCGCGGCCCAGCTGCGCGCGCACGGCGAGGGCGGACTCGCCGACATGATCGCCACGATGCCGGTCACCCCCGGCCGGGGCATCGACTTCGGCTCCGTCGGCCAGGTCCTGCTCTGGGTCACCCTGATCTACGCGGGCGCCTCGCTGTTCGGCTTCGTCCAGGCCAGGATCGCCACCCGCGTCGTCCAGCGGGCCGTCTTCCGGATGCGGGAGCAGGTCGAGGAGAAGCTGGCACGGCTGCCGCTGAGCTACTTCGACAGGCAGCAGCGCGGTGAGGTGCTCTCCCGGGCGACCAACGACATCGACAACATCCAGCAGACGCTGCAGCAGACCCTCAGCCAGATCGTGGCCTCGCTGCTGACCATCGTCGGGGTGCTCGTCGTGATGTTCTGGATCTCGTGGCTGCTGGCGCTGGTCGCCCTGGTCACGGTCCCGGTCTCCGTCGTCGTCGCCACCAAGGTCGGCAAGCGCGCCCAGCCGCAGTTCGTCCAGCAGTGGAAGACCACCGGCAAGCTCAACGCGCACATCGAGGAGATGTACACCGGCCACAGCCTGGTGAAGGTCTTCGGCCGCCAGCGGGAGTCCGCCGAGCTGTTCCGCGAACAGAACGAGGCCCTGTACGCCGCCGGGTTCAAGGCGCAGTTCATCTCCGGGATCATCCAGCCCGCGATGATGTTCATCGGCAACCTCAACTACGTACTGGTGGCCGTCGTCGGCGGACTGCGGGTCGCCTCCGGTGCGCTCTCCATCGGCGATGTCCAGGCCTTCGTCCAGTACTCCCGGCAGTTCAGCCAGCCGCTCACCCAGGTCGCCTCGATGGCCAACCTCGTCCAGTCCGGCGTCGCCTCCGCCGAGCGGGTCTTCGAACTCCTCGACGCGCCGGAGCAGGACCCCGACGCCGAGCGGCCGGCCCGCCCCGACCGGGTCGAGGGCCGGGTCGCCTTCGAGGACGTCTCCTTCCGCTACGCGGAGCACAAGCCGCTCATCGAGGGCCTGTCGCTGGCCGTCCACCCCGGCCAGACGGTGGCGATCGTCGGCCCGACCGGCGCCGGCAAGACCACGCTCGTCAACCTCCTGATGCGCTTCTACGAGGTGCGCGGCGGCCGGATCACCCTCGACGGCACCGACATCGCCGAGATGTCGCGCGAGGAGCTGCGCTCCCACATCGGCATGGTCCTCCAGGACACCTGGCTCTTCGGCGGCACGATCGCGGAGAACATCGCCTACGGAGCCCCCGCCGGCATCTCGCACGACAAGATCGTGGCGGCCGCCAGGGCCACCCACGTCGACCGCTTCGTGCGCACCCTCCCGGACGGCTACGAGACGGTGCTCGACGACGAGGGCAGCAACGTCTCCGTCGGCGAGAAGCAGCTGATCACCATCGCGCGCGCGTTCCTCGCCGAACCCGCGATCCTGGTCCTCGACGAGGCCACCAGCTCGGTCGACACCCGCACCGAGGTGCTCATCCAGCACGCGATGGCCCAGCTCCGCAGCGGCCGCACCAGCTTCGTCATCGCCCATCGCCTCTCCACCATCCGCGACGCGGACGTCATCCTCGTCATGGAGAACGGCGCCATCGTCGAACAGGGCCCCCACGACGCGTTGTTGGCGGCGGGCGGCGCGTATGCGCGGCTTTATGCCGCGCAGTTCTCCGAGGCGATTACGGGTTGA
- a CDS encoding ABC transporter ATP-binding protein, whose product MLVRLARAHLRPHRRSISVIVLLQLIQTLATLYLPTLNADIIDNGVVKGDTGYILGIGGFMAAVTLLQIVCAIGAVYFGARTAMALGRDIRAAVFDRVQSFSARELGTFGAPSLITRTTNDVQQVQMLVLMTFTMMVSAPIMCVGGVVMALNQDVPLSALLLVIVPVLGILVSLIVRRMRPLFRGVQERIDTVNRVLREQIAGIRVIRAFVRDRHERERFAGANTDLYDISLRAGRLMSMMFPLVMLIVNLSSVAVVWFGGLRIDADEMQIGALTAFLSYLMYILMSIMMATFMVMMLPRAEVCAERIQEVLATDSSVVPPENPVTELRRHGELELRDVEFRFPGAEQPVLKDISLIARPGETTAVIGSTGSGKSTLLGLVPRLFDATGGTVLVDGEDVRTLDQETLAKAIGLVPQKPYLFSGTVATNLRYGNPDATDDDLWHALETAQARDFVERMEGGLEAPIAQGGSNVSGGQRQRLAIARALVRRPEIYLFDDSFSALDYATDAALRAALSRETDRATVVIVAQRVSTIRGADRIVVLDEGRVVGTGTHGELMAGNETYREIVLSQLTEQEAA is encoded by the coding sequence GTGTTGGTCCGACTCGCGCGGGCGCATTTGCGGCCCCACAGGCGCTCGATATCCGTGATCGTGCTGCTCCAGCTGATCCAGACCCTGGCAACCCTCTATCTGCCCACCCTCAACGCCGACATCATCGACAACGGTGTCGTGAAGGGGGACACGGGCTACATCCTCGGCATCGGCGGTTTCATGGCCGCCGTCACCCTCCTGCAGATCGTCTGCGCGATCGGTGCCGTCTACTTCGGGGCCCGTACGGCCATGGCGCTCGGCCGGGACATCCGTGCCGCGGTGTTCGACCGGGTGCAGTCCTTCTCCGCCCGCGAGCTGGGCACGTTCGGCGCGCCGTCGCTGATCACCCGCACCACCAACGACGTCCAGCAGGTCCAGATGCTGGTCCTGATGACGTTCACGATGATGGTCTCGGCGCCGATCATGTGCGTCGGCGGTGTGGTCATGGCGCTGAACCAGGATGTGCCGCTGTCGGCCCTGCTGCTGGTCATCGTCCCGGTCCTCGGGATCCTCGTCTCACTGATCGTGCGCCGGATGCGTCCGCTGTTCCGCGGGGTGCAGGAGCGCATCGACACCGTCAACCGTGTGCTGCGCGAGCAGATCGCCGGCATCCGCGTCATCCGCGCCTTCGTCCGCGACCGGCACGAGCGCGAGCGGTTCGCCGGGGCCAACACCGATCTCTACGACATCTCGCTGCGCGCCGGCCGGCTGATGTCGATGATGTTCCCGCTGGTCATGCTGATCGTGAACCTCTCCAGCGTGGCCGTCGTCTGGTTCGGCGGGCTGCGCATCGACGCCGACGAGATGCAGATCGGCGCGCTGACGGCGTTCCTCAGCTACCTCATGTACATCCTGATGTCGATCATGATGGCGACGTTCATGGTGATGATGCTGCCGCGCGCCGAGGTCTGCGCCGAGCGCATCCAGGAGGTGCTGGCGACCGACTCCAGCGTCGTTCCGCCGGAGAACCCCGTCACCGAGCTCCGCCGCCACGGCGAACTGGAGCTGCGCGACGTCGAGTTCCGCTTCCCGGGCGCCGAGCAGCCGGTCCTCAAGGACATCTCGCTGATCGCCCGCCCCGGTGAGACCACCGCCGTCATCGGCTCGACCGGCAGCGGCAAGTCCACCCTCCTGGGGCTCGTCCCCCGCCTCTTCGACGCGACCGGCGGCACGGTCCTGGTGGACGGCGAGGACGTGCGCACCCTCGACCAGGAGACGCTGGCCAAGGCCATCGGCCTGGTCCCGCAGAAGCCGTACCTCTTCTCCGGCACCGTCGCCACCAACCTGCGCTACGGCAACCCGGACGCCACCGACGACGACCTGTGGCACGCCCTGGAGACCGCCCAGGCGCGCGACTTCGTCGAGCGGATGGAAGGCGGCCTGGAGGCACCCATCGCCCAGGGCGGCAGCAATGTCTCCGGCGGCCAGCGGCAGCGGCTGGCGATCGCCCGCGCCCTGGTGCGGCGCCCCGAGATCTACCTCTTCGACGACTCCTTCTCCGCGCTGGACTACGCGACGGACGCGGCGCTGCGGGCCGCGCTGTCCCGCGAGACCGACCGCGCGACAGTGGTGATCGTCGCCCAGCGGGTCTCCACGATCCGCGGCGCCGACCGGATCGTGGTCCTCGACGAGGGCCGGGTCGTCGGCACCGGCACCCACGGCGAGCTGATGGCCGGCAACGAGACCTACCGGGAGATCGTGCTCTCCCAGCTCACCGAGCAGGAGGCGGCGTGA
- a CDS encoding MoaD/ThiS family protein has translation MRYWAAAKAAAGTAEEPYTAATLAEALDAARTAHAANPEFARVLLRCSFLVDGDPVGTRDHGTVPLAEGGTVEVLPPFAGG, from the coding sequence GTGCGCTACTGGGCCGCGGCCAAGGCCGCCGCCGGCACGGCAGAGGAGCCGTATACGGCGGCGACGCTCGCCGAGGCGCTCGACGCGGCGCGCACCGCGCACGCCGCGAACCCCGAGTTCGCGCGCGTCCTGCTGCGCTGCTCGTTCCTGGTGGACGGCGATCCGGTCGGCACCCGCGACCACGGGACGGTGCCGCTGGCCGAGGGCGGCACCGTCGAGGTCCTGCCGCCGTTCGCGGGAGGGTGA
- a CDS encoding LmeA family phospholipid-binding protein: MRALRVLLILVVIFGGLFVAADRVAVNLAEDMAADKIRGSQGLDKTPEVSIKGFPFLTQVAGRSLQEVDADLGGIEARAQGRALRIDQLSAQFHDVALTSDYTSIESAATATGNARINYADLTKAAGGGVKISYGGQKDGRSQVKISPNVPLLSSLDVTGSITIVNGTTVRLRADKLPAMCKALPGCETKVRAQTDHDWKLDQLPGNLKLEKVVTTSEGLSISAAGKNVKLPG; the protein is encoded by the coding sequence ATGCGTGCACTTCGCGTGCTGTTGATTCTCGTCGTCATATTCGGCGGGCTGTTCGTGGCCGCCGACCGGGTGGCGGTGAATCTGGCCGAGGACATGGCCGCGGACAAGATCCGCGGCAGCCAGGGGCTCGACAAGACGCCGGAGGTCTCGATCAAGGGCTTCCCGTTCCTGACCCAGGTCGCCGGTCGCAGCCTGCAGGAGGTGGACGCCGACCTCGGGGGCATCGAGGCCCGCGCCCAGGGGCGCGCCCTGCGCATCGACCAGCTGTCGGCGCAGTTCCACGACGTGGCGCTGACCAGCGACTACACCTCCATCGAGAGCGCCGCGACGGCCACCGGCAACGCCCGGATCAACTACGCCGACCTGACCAAGGCGGCGGGCGGCGGCGTCAAGATCAGCTACGGCGGGCAGAAGGACGGCCGCAGCCAGGTCAAGATCTCGCCGAACGTCCCGCTGCTCAGCTCGCTGGACGTGACCGGCTCCATCACGATCGTGAACGGCACCACCGTCCGGCTGCGCGCCGACAAGCTCCCCGCGATGTGCAAGGCCCTCCCGGGCTGTGAGACCAAGGTGCGGGCCCAGACCGACCACGACTGGAAGCTGGACCAGCTGCCCGGCAACCTGAAGCTGGAGAAGGTCGTGACGACATCCGAGGGCCTGTCGATCTCCGCCGCCGGCAAGAACGTCAAGCTTCCCGGCTGA
- a CDS encoding putative leader peptide codes for MQSSLSGLRPRGRAVLTKRRAVDLCRVAAMLCRPV; via the coding sequence ATGCAGAGCTCATTGAGCGGTCTCCGTCCGCGGGGACGTGCGGTACTGACGAAGCGGCGGGCAGTAGACCTGTGCCGCGTCGCCGCCATGCTCTGTCGCCCTGTCTGA
- a CDS encoding sulfurtransferase: protein MSRSDVLVDADWVEAHLEDPKVVLVEVDEDTSAYDKNHIKNAVRIDWKQDLQDPVRRDFVDQEGFEKLLSAKGIGNDDTVVLYGGNNNWFASYAYWYFKLYGHGSVKLLDGGRKKWELDSRDLVDGSEVPQRPATDYKAKAQNTAIRAFRDDVVAAIDNLNLVDVRSPDEFSGKLLAPAHLPQEQSQRPGHVPSARNIPWSKNANDDGTFKSDDELKALYEGESVDLAKDTIAYCRIGERSALTWFVLHELLGQSNVKNYDGSWTEYGSLVGVPIELGAAK, encoded by the coding sequence ATGAGCCGTAGCGACGTCCTCGTAGACGCCGACTGGGTCGAGGCCCACCTCGAGGACCCGAAGGTCGTGCTCGTCGAGGTTGACGAGGACACCTCGGCCTACGACAAGAACCACATCAAGAACGCCGTCCGGATCGACTGGAAGCAGGACCTCCAGGACCCGGTCCGCCGCGACTTCGTCGACCAGGAGGGCTTCGAGAAGCTGCTCTCCGCCAAGGGCATCGGCAACGACGACACCGTGGTCCTCTACGGCGGCAACAACAACTGGTTCGCCTCCTACGCCTACTGGTACTTCAAGCTCTACGGCCACGGCAGCGTCAAGCTGCTCGACGGCGGCCGCAAGAAGTGGGAGCTGGACTCGCGCGACCTGGTCGACGGCTCCGAGGTCCCCCAGCGCCCGGCCACCGACTACAAGGCCAAGGCGCAGAACACCGCCATCCGCGCCTTCCGGGACGACGTCGTCGCCGCGATCGACAACCTCAACCTGGTCGACGTGCGCTCCCCCGACGAGTTCAGCGGCAAGCTGCTCGCCCCGGCGCACCTCCCGCAGGAGCAGTCGCAGCGCCCCGGCCACGTGCCCAGCGCCCGCAACATCCCGTGGTCGAAGAACGCCAACGACGACGGCACCTTCAAGTCGGACGACGAGCTCAAGGCCCTCTACGAGGGTGAGTCGGTGGACCTGGCCAAGGACACCATCGCCTACTGCCGCATCGGTGAGCGCTCCGCGCTGACCTGGTTCGTCCTGCACGAGCTGCTCGGCCAGAGCAACGTCAAGAACTACGACGGCTCGTGGACCGAGTACGGCTCGCTCGTCGGCGTGCCGATCGAGCTCGGCGCCGCCAAGTAA
- a CDS encoding DUF1416 domain-containing protein: protein MCGAQAGGPDASTIKPGETTIQGSVTRDGEPVTGYVRLLDSTGEFTAEVPTSATGQFRFYAAEGTWTLRALVPGGTADRTVVAQQGGLAEVAIAV from the coding sequence ATGTGTGGAGCACAGGCAGGCGGCCCGGACGCCTCGACCATCAAGCCCGGTGAGACCACGATCCAGGGCAGCGTGACCCGCGACGGCGAGCCCGTCACCGGTTACGTCCGCCTCCTGGACAGCACCGGTGAGTTCACCGCCGAGGTTCCCACCTCCGCGACCGGACAGTTCCGCTTCTACGCGGCCGAGGGCACCTGGACGCTGCGTGCGCTCGTCCCGGGCGGCACCGCCGACCGCACCGTCGTCGCCCAGCAGGGCGGCCTGGCGGAGGTGGCCATCGCCGTCTGA
- a CDS encoding DUF3099 domain-containing protein, translating to MDAHRRSPVQRRHRRYFVLMGVCLVLFVLAWGVVRLWSVPAAVGMCVVAMVIPPVAAIIGNRREPGERWWDESGDPESDRWWRELDDRGDDKHPQ from the coding sequence ATGGACGCGCACCGCCGGTCGCCCGTACAGCGCCGCCATCGCAGGTACTTCGTCCTGATGGGCGTGTGCCTGGTGCTGTTCGTGCTCGCCTGGGGCGTGGTGCGGCTGTGGTCGGTGCCGGCCGCGGTGGGCATGTGCGTCGTCGCCATGGTCATCCCGCCCGTCGCGGCGATCATCGGCAACCGCCGGGAGCCCGGTGAGCGCTGGTGGGACGAGTCCGGCGACCCGGAGTCCGACCGCTGGTGGCGCGAGCTGGACGACCGGGGCGACGACAAGCACCCCCAGTAG
- a CDS encoding DsrE family protein, whose protein sequence is MAKKLVIKVTAGADAPERCSQAFTVAAVAVASGVEVSLWLTGESVWFALPGRAAEFELPHAAPLPELIDGIRAGGGAITVCTQCAARRNVEQKDLIEGAGIAGAQVFVSEIMPDDVQALVY, encoded by the coding sequence ATGGCGAAGAAGCTCGTGATCAAGGTGACGGCGGGTGCGGATGCGCCCGAGCGGTGCTCGCAGGCGTTCACGGTGGCGGCGGTGGCGGTGGCCAGCGGCGTCGAGGTGTCGCTGTGGCTGACCGGGGAGTCGGTGTGGTTCGCCCTGCCGGGGCGGGCGGCGGAGTTCGAGCTGCCGCATGCGGCGCCCCTGCCGGAACTGATCGACGGGATCCGCGCCGGCGGCGGCGCGATCACCGTCTGCACCCAGTGCGCGGCCCGGCGCAACGTCGAGCAGAAGGATCTGATCGAGGGGGCCGGGATCGCCGGTGCCCAGGTGTTCGTCAGCGAGATCATGCCGGACGACGTCCAGGCGCTGGTGTACTGA
- a CDS encoding FABP family protein has translation MIEIPSDLNPALVPLAFLLGSWEGAGVADFPGTEKCNFGQEVSFTHDGRDFLEYTSHSWVLDAEGKKVRPLESESGYWRIDADRKVEIVMCRDQGVVEVWYGELADQKPQIDLATDAIARTAASGPYSGGKRLYGYVNSDLMWVGEKSTPDVPLRPYMSAHLKKVADLKEWAENLPDDTPDGVSFFRPDGTPYNP, from the coding sequence ATGATCGAGATCCCGTCCGACCTGAACCCGGCCCTGGTGCCGCTCGCCTTCCTCCTCGGCAGCTGGGAGGGCGCCGGCGTCGCCGACTTCCCGGGCACCGAGAAGTGCAACTTCGGGCAGGAGGTCAGCTTCACCCACGACGGCCGTGACTTCCTCGAGTACACCTCGCACAGCTGGGTGCTCGACGCCGAGGGCAAGAAGGTCCGCCCGCTGGAGTCCGAGAGCGGTTACTGGCGCATCGACGCGGACCGCAAGGTCGAGATCGTGATGTGCCGCGACCAGGGCGTGGTGGAGGTCTGGTACGGCGAGCTGGCCGACCAGAAGCCGCAGATCGACCTGGCCACCGACGCCATCGCCCGCACCGCCGCCTCCGGCCCGTACAGCGGCGGCAAGCGACTCTACGGCTACGTCAACAGCGACCTGATGTGGGTCGGCGAGAAGTCCACCCCGGACGTACCGCTGCGGCCGTACATGTCGGCGCACCTGAAGAAGGTCGCCGACCTCAAGGAGTGGGCGGAGAACCTCCCCGACGACACGCCGGACGGCGTCTCCTTCTTCCGTCCCGACGGCACGCCCTACAACCCGTAA
- a CDS encoding FecCD family ABC transporter permease, whose amino-acid sequence MATPTAHPTTDREGAAPPRRLPVPPLLAALTAVLLGSLLCGTGLGAAGLSWAEALRYLGAGLTGGTISADEVPAYTIVWELRLPRAVLAAVVGAGLSAIGVAVQALVRNALADPFVLGISSGAAVGANAVLLFGALGALGVWALSVSAFVSALIAMALVYAAARTAHGLTPLRLVLTGTAMYYGFSAVTTLMVFTADRGEAARSAMMWLLGSLSGAGWGSLPIAAAAVAAALAHLLLSAGRLNALAMGDETAAALGVDAHRLRRELFVVAAAVTGAVVAVSGAIGFVGLMVPHVARMLVGADHRRVLAVAPLLGAVLLVWVDLLSRVLLAPVELPVGVLTAVLGVPCFVLLMRRRGYTFGGGA is encoded by the coding sequence GTGGCGACCCCCACCGCGCACCCGACGACGGACCGGGAAGGCGCAGCGCCGCCCCGGCGGCTGCCCGTCCCTCCTCTGCTCGCCGCCCTCACCGCCGTCCTGCTCGGCTCCCTGCTCTGCGGGACCGGCCTCGGCGCCGCCGGTCTGAGCTGGGCCGAGGCGCTGCGCTATCTGGGCGCCGGGCTGACCGGCGGCACGATCTCGGCCGACGAGGTCCCCGCGTACACCATCGTGTGGGAGCTGCGTCTGCCCCGGGCCGTCCTGGCGGCCGTCGTCGGTGCCGGGCTCTCCGCCATCGGTGTCGCCGTGCAGGCCCTGGTCCGCAACGCCCTCGCCGATCCGTTCGTCCTCGGCATCTCCTCCGGCGCCGCCGTCGGCGCCAACGCCGTCCTCCTCTTCGGGGCGCTCGGCGCACTGGGCGTCTGGGCGCTGTCGGTGTCGGCGTTCGTCTCCGCGCTGATCGCCATGGCCCTGGTCTACGCGGCCGCCCGCACCGCCCACGGGCTCACCCCGCTGCGCCTGGTGCTGACCGGCACCGCGATGTACTACGGCTTCTCCGCCGTCACCACCCTCATGGTCTTCACCGCCGACCGCGGCGAGGCGGCCCGCTCGGCGATGATGTGGCTGCTCGGGAGCCTGAGCGGGGCCGGCTGGGGCTCGCTGCCGATCGCCGCCGCCGCGGTGGCCGCCGCACTGGCCCATCTGCTGCTCTCCGCGGGCCGGTTGAACGCCCTGGCGATGGGCGACGAGACCGCCGCCGCCCTGGGCGTGGACGCGCACCGGCTGCGCCGCGAGCTGTTCGTCGTCGCGGCCGCCGTCACCGGCGCGGTGGTCGCGGTCAGCGGCGCGATCGGCTTCGTCGGGCTGATGGTCCCGCATGTGGCCCGGATGCTGGTCGGCGCCGACCACCGCCGGGTGCTGGCCGTCGCGCCGCTGCTGGGCGCGGTGCTGCTGGTGTGGGTGGATCTGCTCTCGCGGGTGCTGCTGGCGCCCGTCGAACTGCCGGTCGGCGTGCTCACCGCCGTCCTCGGCGTGCCCTGCTTCGTGCTGCTGATGCGGCGGCGCGGCTACACCTTCGGAGGCGGCGCCTGA